A window of Chitinophaga sp. MM2321 contains these coding sequences:
- a CDS encoding FecR domain-containing protein translates to MITRELITLFLQNACTEEEKTLVIKHFEAHPEELEKYLPEEEWINFKSTDNIPAAAADRITSIVLKKRGKIVGINVFRRIAAAVIIAGTIGAGWYFLGRNNTINDPVAESTAPRDAEEQYILSSNNTNSVQLVALADGSTVELSPQSTIRYKKAFIQAAERDVYLSGEALFKVSKDKARPFIVHSDNITTTALGTSFTISCRQAENTIRVQLHTGKVMVNTSALQQDKKTSSFYLNPGEELLYDRTVMTASINRMKGVHSIGRAVASSGNSGTKQPDWYMFNGMSISQVFDQLSDYYNVEIYYVPAELKNRYFTGKLNKNDSLNKIINDIALLNQLSVSNQSGRYIIKKIH, encoded by the coding sequence ATGATAACAAGGGAATTGATAACGCTTTTTTTGCAGAATGCGTGTACAGAGGAGGAGAAAACGCTTGTTATTAAACATTTTGAAGCACATCCGGAAGAGTTGGAAAAATATCTGCCGGAAGAAGAGTGGATAAATTTTAAAAGCACGGATAACATCCCTGCGGCTGCTGCGGACCGTATTACCAGCATCGTGTTAAAGAAGCGTGGGAAAATAGTAGGAATCAACGTTTTCCGGCGGATAGCCGCTGCCGTTATAATTGCCGGTACAATCGGTGCGGGCTGGTATTTCCTGGGACGGAACAATACTATAAATGATCCTGTTGCAGAAAGTACAGCACCGCGCGACGCTGAAGAGCAGTATATTTTATCTTCCAATAATACAAATTCGGTGCAACTTGTGGCATTAGCAGACGGGTCTACGGTAGAACTGTCACCACAAAGCACTATCAGGTATAAAAAAGCATTTATTCAGGCAGCAGAAAGAGACGTATATCTTTCCGGGGAAGCATTGTTCAAGGTATCAAAGGATAAAGCCAGACCGTTTATTGTTCATAGTGATAACATTACTACCACCGCGTTAGGAACCTCTTTTACCATCAGTTGCAGGCAGGCCGAAAATACGATACGTGTTCAGTTGCATACCGGGAAAGTGATGGTCAACACATCGGCGCTGCAACAGGACAAAAAAACAAGTTCCTTTTACCTGAATCCCGGAGAAGAATTACTGTATGACAGAACCGTTATGACAGCCAGTATCAACAGGATGAAAGGTGTGCACAGTATAGGCCGTGCGGTAGCATCTTCCGGCAATAGCGGCACGAAACAACCGGACTGGTATATGTTTAACGGCATGTCCATCAGCCAGGTATTTGACCAGTTGAGTGATTATTATAACGTAGAGATCTATTATGTGCCTGCCGAACTAAAGAACAGGTACTTCACAGGTAAGTTAAATAAGAACGATTCGCTAAATAAGATAATTAATGACATCGCTTTATTAAATCAATTGTCGGTCAGCAACCAATCCGGCAGATATATCATCAAAAAGATCCACTGA
- a CDS encoding DUF4843 domain-containing protein yields MKKYFAFILLAAGSIVLQSGCKRAELLTYSAPPAVNFTGKTVEYSFLGNASGEYIQEIPVGISGTAASHDRSFTAVVIDSSTTASLALFEMMGGTVPAGSFTGTYKVKLRNDSSLRNQRVAIKIKLADDTDFAAGNIETSEYTVQWSDQIVVPAWTYFKYFFTAQPSTKAYQLIVQTTGLKTLTAAEYRLLTPIGGEAMGRIFGDYVMQWNKAHPRDILKHDDGKLAGQPIVPLYYTQSIFE; encoded by the coding sequence ATGAAAAAATATTTTGCATTTATATTACTGGCAGCTGGCAGCATTGTGTTGCAAAGCGGCTGCAAACGGGCCGAGTTGCTCACTTACAGTGCACCGCCAGCTGTAAATTTTACCGGCAAGACTGTAGAATACAGCTTCCTGGGTAACGCCAGCGGTGAATATATCCAGGAGATCCCCGTAGGCATCAGCGGAACTGCGGCCAGTCATGACCGTTCCTTCACCGCTGTGGTGATTGATTCTTCCACCACGGCTTCTCTCGCATTGTTTGAAATGATGGGAGGCACAGTGCCGGCGGGTTCTTTCACGGGTACTTATAAAGTAAAGCTGAGAAACGACAGCAGTTTGCGTAACCAACGTGTAGCCATCAAAATAAAACTGGCGGATGACACTGATTTTGCAGCCGGCAATATTGAAACAAGTGAGTATACCGTGCAATGGTCGGATCAGATAGTTGTTCCCGCATGGACCTATTTCAAATACTTTTTCACCGCTCAGCCAAGTACAAAGGCTTATCAGTTGATTGTGCAAACCACCGGACTCAAAACCCTCACTGCTGCTGAATACAGATTACTTACACCGATTGGGGGTGAAGCCATGGGCCGTATTTTCGGTGATTACGTGATGCAATGGAATAAAGCGCATCCCCGTGATATACTGAAACACGACGATGGCAAACTAGCCGGACAACCCATAGTACCATTGTACTATACACAGTCAATATTTGAATAG
- a CDS encoding RagB/SusD family nutrient uptake outer membrane protein — protein sequence MFIRSIYFFRQLLTLCGIIVLFASCKKGWLNETPSSQIPSEVQFSTEGGFRDALMGVYIGMSKPSGYAKDMSWHLMDRLAILYAPYTSTTPYIDFQDFNYTSVRSRPIVDGMWDVCYNNIANINNALTNIEIKKSILDPINYNIIKGELLALRAYIHFDLIRIYGHGNFSGRPELASRLAIPYATVYGKDDPPQLTYTATFQLMEADIDMAIDLLRKDDPVYTAAQHPAGYYDRVNINGFYNNRTLRMNYYAALALKARVLSWEGASARKVVARDIANEIISNAPAHLITAASSTNKVLMGEDLFSLNIQGFSLITDLLLNASNATNYNAVFLAQAAAEELYETDNPDIGLADFRYNTLTELQVRGRVPVKLRQEGNDYISKNRMPLIRIPELYYIAAEDYIDTDLAKAIQYLNIVRQARGILQDISAGSDKQTVKDELTKEYRKEFLSEGQLFFYYKRLGFTTYPGLAADRVANDALYVLPYPANEIEFGGRIQ from the coding sequence ATGTTTATCAGATCAATATATTTTTTCAGGCAATTATTAACACTATGTGGTATCATAGTATTGTTTGCTTCCTGCAAAAAGGGATGGCTGAATGAAACGCCTTCTTCCCAGATTCCCTCCGAAGTACAATTTTCCACTGAAGGAGGATTCCGTGACGCGCTCATGGGCGTATACATTGGAATGAGTAAACCTTCAGGTTATGCTAAAGATATGAGCTGGCATCTCATGGATCGCCTGGCCATATTGTACGCGCCATATACCAGTACAACGCCGTACATAGATTTTCAGGACTTCAATTATACCTCCGTACGTTCAAGGCCGATTGTAGATGGTATGTGGGATGTGTGTTACAATAATATCGCCAACATCAACAATGCGCTGACGAATATTGAGATAAAGAAAAGTATACTGGACCCTATTAACTACAATATCATCAAAGGTGAGCTACTGGCATTACGTGCCTATATTCACTTTGATCTGATACGGATTTATGGGCATGGTAATTTTTCCGGCAGACCGGAACTGGCATCGCGCCTGGCTATCCCATACGCGACCGTTTATGGAAAAGATGATCCGCCGCAACTTACTTACACGGCCACTTTTCAGTTGATGGAAGCCGATATTGATATGGCCATTGATTTGCTGCGCAAAGATGATCCTGTTTATACAGCGGCACAGCATCCCGCTGGTTATTACGACAGGGTGAATATAAATGGGTTCTATAATAACCGCACCCTCCGGATGAACTACTACGCTGCGCTGGCATTAAAAGCCAGGGTATTATCCTGGGAAGGTGCGAGTGCCCGGAAAGTGGTTGCCCGTGATATTGCCAATGAAATTATCAGTAACGCACCTGCACACCTCATTACTGCTGCTTCTTCCACTAACAAGGTGTTGATGGGCGAAGACCTGTTCTCACTCAATATACAGGGCTTTTCATTGATCACGGATCTTCTCCTGAATGCTTCCAATGCCACCAACTACAACGCGGTGTTTTTGGCGCAGGCGGCTGCCGAAGAGTTGTATGAAACGGATAACCCGGATATTGGCCTGGCCGATTTCCGCTATAACACCCTTACTGAATTGCAGGTCAGGGGTAGAGTGCCTGTAAAATTACGCCAGGAGGGCAACGATTACATATCAAAAAACAGGATGCCACTCATACGTATACCTGAATTGTATTACATCGCTGCAGAAGATTATATCGATACGGATCTGGCAAAGGCCATTCAATATTTAAATATTGTAAGGCAGGCCCGTGGAATCTTACAGGACATCAGTGCAGGAAGCGATAAGCAAACAGTAAAAGACGAACTGACCAAAGAATACAGGAAAGAATTCCTTTCTGAAGGACAGCTGTTTTTCTACTATAAACGTCTCGGCTTTACCACCTATCCGGGATTAGCGGCCGACAGGGTAGCCAACGACGCCTTATATGTGTTGCCGTATCCGGCAAATGAAATTGAATTTGGTGGCCGTATTCAATAA
- a CDS encoding FecR domain-containing protein produces the protein MEKQAFLHLIDKYLAGEASAAEQQLLENYLASFQQEEGLDESDQAGRLQLILEKVMAGEEKVMSAAPVRGRIVMMKMLRYAAMVIVLAGAVLWYFTTREHKPAVVVAGQTLIQPGSDGATLTLEDGSTVQLDSAVNKGLQVIQAGSNVVAKNGMLLYEHHDKITETRISFNTLRTTKGKQFKLQLPDGSVVKLNAASSIRFPTSFEANERSVTVEGEAYFEVAPDASKPFIVVTRNHHEIKVLGTEFNLNAYDDEPFVRTTLVKGKVLVYNNTPGSAAPVVLLPGQETRATDGKIVIYEAGEMNEATAWLNNKFSFSKADIKTVMRQVARWYDIEVAYDGDVAATFSGSFYRADNIDDLLKIIAYSSNVAFKWEGRTLHIMPLTK, from the coding sequence GTGGAAAAACAGGCATTTCTACATTTAATAGATAAATATCTCGCAGGGGAAGCATCTGCTGCTGAACAGCAGCTATTAGAGAATTATCTGGCTAGTTTCCAGCAGGAGGAAGGATTGGATGAAAGTGATCAAGCCGGCAGGTTGCAGCTGATATTGGAAAAGGTGATGGCGGGAGAAGAAAAAGTAATGTCGGCAGCACCGGTTCGTGGCCGTATCGTGATGATGAAAATGCTGCGGTATGCAGCTATGGTAATAGTGCTGGCAGGCGCTGTGTTGTGGTATTTTACAACGCGGGAGCATAAGCCGGCAGTAGTAGTTGCCGGGCAGACCTTGATCCAGCCTGGTAGTGACGGCGCCACGCTTACATTGGAAGATGGCAGCACAGTGCAACTGGATAGTGCCGTCAATAAAGGGTTACAGGTTATACAGGCCGGTAGTAACGTAGTGGCTAAAAATGGAATGCTGCTATATGAGCATCATGATAAGATAACCGAAACCAGGATAAGCTTTAATACGTTGCGTACAACAAAAGGTAAGCAATTCAAGTTGCAGCTGCCGGATGGCTCGGTGGTGAAATTAAATGCGGCTTCGTCTATCCGCTTCCCCACCAGCTTTGAAGCAAATGAAAGGAGCGTAACGGTAGAAGGAGAGGCTTATTTCGAGGTAGCCCCCGATGCATCAAAACCTTTTATAGTAGTTACCCGCAACCATCACGAGATAAAGGTGCTCGGTACCGAATTTAACCTGAACGCATATGATGACGAACCATTTGTGCGTACAACCTTGGTGAAAGGAAAAGTACTTGTATACAACAATACGCCGGGAAGCGCGGCGCCGGTGGTGTTATTGCCCGGGCAGGAAACACGTGCTACCGATGGGAAAATTGTCATTTACGAAGCCGGGGAAATGAATGAGGCAACGGCCTGGTTAAATAATAAATTTAGTTTTAGTAAAGCAGATATTAAAACAGTGATGCGCCAGGTGGCCCGCTGGTACGATATAGAGGTGGCCTATGACGGAGATGTAGCCGCTACTTTTTCAGGTAGTTTTTACCGGGCAGATAATATCGACGACTTGTTAAAGATCATTGCCTATTCTTCCAATGTAGCTTTTAAATGGGAGGGCAGAACATTGCATATAATGCCGCTAACGAAGTAA
- a CDS encoding SusC/RagA family TonB-linked outer membrane protein, producing the protein MTLLLKGQLLSALSTKTRLDKAVRLTRYTRSGILKRLMMKVKLIMVLLLALLMDVNAMAQKVTIHAKNATITAVFDEITRQTGYVFFYNDELMKKQGNITMDVRNEALDVVLKKHFPDRHLNFLVSDKSIAVKVEQPRADTVRNNVRTVLMQGKVMDATTGQPLIGVSIFVKGQKGGSVSNDKGVFSIFAEKGATLIFSILGYDQVVVEISPVNDYVVRMKPAVARLDEVVITTGIYTRRKDSYTGSVVTISNQELKKAGNGNVFQSLRNIAPAMFIDNFQLGSSPNALPNMQLRGTSTMGDLSGAAASLKGNYIKSPNEPLFILDGFEATLERIFDLDMNRIESVTILKDAASKAIYGSRAANGVIVLETKKTTLGKALVSYNASIDIELPDLSSYNLTNALEKLEAERIDGMYIAGTATENIQLQRLYESRRKLAMEGLNTDWIAKPLRNGVGQKHTIGVELGGNDLRLMADISYRDVQGAMIGSGRKNITANMNGSYRVKNFLFRNIMSINSNSTKESPYGKFEEYVKMNPYWRAENADGNIPYLSETGPNGEHYTNPMYNATINTNITTDYLNFIDNFYLEWTVLPGLKAVARAGVDVKSSGADEFYPASHTMFDSYSTDEMIKRKGLYRINNGKSTFLSGDFNMNYSKNVDRHTFFANVGFNASEKKYSEVMHSAEGFSSDKMDNILFARAYLLDSKPTGIDGLSREMGFLGAFSYMYDSRFMTDLTYRRSASSLFGSENKWGDFWSLGVGWNLHHEQFMQAFNWFDQFKIRASVGATGNPNFRMNAAVPTYAYFLESFYQGFPGSYLTNLANNTLQWETKLDYNVGADIRIKRLNLRFDYYQGFTENLVTNITMPTSTGFNTLVENLGKVKNEGVELNANYLLYQKGRDFVSVNFGIETNKNRIIRLSNAMKAYNDNMDKLAADRANGTPVKKYVDGMSMNAIWAVPSLGIDPATGNEIYLKKDGSTTYTWDPADMIVAGNSLPAYQGTFGVSAEYKRIGASFTGRYLGGGDLYNYTLVNRVENVDMNYNVDRRVLTGRWLYPGQVVQFKRLGNFDRPNENGSTTPEHEITRATTRFVQRREELQIGAVNVYYYLSEKTARRIGMQQFKVAVNMNELGTFSTIRLERGTDYPFSKTFSFSLSATL; encoded by the coding sequence ATGACTTTACTTTTAAAGGGCCAACTATTGTCTGCATTATCAACCAAAACCAGGCTTGATAAAGCTGTCCGCCTTACACGGTATACCCGTTCAGGCATTTTAAAGCGATTAATGATGAAGGTGAAACTGATAATGGTTTTACTACTGGCGCTACTCATGGATGTCAATGCCATGGCACAGAAGGTAACCATTCACGCGAAGAACGCAACGATTACAGCTGTTTTTGATGAAATCACCCGCCAAACCGGATACGTATTCTTCTATAATGATGAATTAATGAAGAAACAAGGGAACATCACGATGGATGTGCGCAATGAAGCGTTAGACGTTGTGCTGAAGAAACATTTCCCGGACCGGCACCTCAACTTTTTAGTATCGGACAAAAGCATTGCCGTAAAAGTGGAACAACCGCGTGCGGATACCGTCCGTAATAATGTGCGCACGGTGCTGATGCAGGGTAAAGTGATGGATGCCACTACCGGACAACCATTAATAGGGGTGAGTATTTTTGTGAAAGGACAAAAGGGCGGCTCTGTTTCAAACGACAAAGGCGTTTTCAGCATCTTTGCCGAAAAAGGCGCTACACTGATCTTCTCTATCCTGGGATATGACCAGGTGGTGGTAGAGATTTCACCGGTAAATGATTATGTGGTGCGCATGAAACCTGCTGTTGCAAGATTGGATGAAGTAGTGATTACCACGGGGATCTATACACGAAGAAAAGATAGTTACACCGGATCGGTAGTCACCATTTCCAACCAGGAACTAAAGAAAGCGGGCAATGGCAATGTGTTCCAGTCATTACGGAATATTGCCCCGGCCATGTTTATCGATAATTTCCAACTGGGTTCTTCTCCGAATGCATTGCCCAATATGCAATTGCGCGGCACCTCTACAATGGGTGACCTTTCCGGTGCAGCAGCTTCTCTAAAAGGTAATTATATCAAAAGCCCTAATGAACCCCTGTTTATCCTGGATGGTTTTGAAGCTACTCTGGAAAGGATCTTTGACCTTGATATGAACCGTATTGAGAGCGTTACCATCTTAAAAGATGCAGCATCAAAGGCCATTTATGGTTCCCGTGCAGCAAATGGTGTGATTGTATTGGAAACCAAGAAAACTACGTTGGGGAAGGCACTGGTAAGTTACAATGCCAGTATAGATATAGAATTGCCCGACCTGAGCAGTTATAACCTTACCAACGCATTGGAAAAACTGGAAGCAGAAAGGATCGATGGTATGTATATCGCCGGAACCGCAACGGAAAATATCCAACTGCAACGGTTATACGAATCCCGGAGAAAACTGGCGATGGAAGGTTTGAATACGGACTGGATCGCGAAGCCGCTAAGGAATGGAGTGGGGCAGAAGCATACTATTGGTGTGGAACTGGGTGGTAATGATCTCCGCCTGATGGCCGATATTTCTTACCGCGATGTACAGGGCGCGATGATAGGTTCCGGCCGTAAGAATATCACCGCAAATATGAATGGCTCTTATCGCGTAAAGAATTTCCTGTTCAGGAATATTATGAGCATCAATAGCAACTCCACCAAAGAGTCGCCCTACGGTAAGTTTGAAGAATATGTGAAAATGAATCCTTATTGGAGAGCTGAAAATGCGGACGGTAATATCCCATACCTCTCTGAGACGGGGCCTAATGGTGAGCACTATACGAATCCGATGTATAATGCCACCATCAATACAAATATTACGACGGACTATCTCAATTTCATAGATAACTTTTACCTGGAATGGACCGTGTTGCCCGGATTGAAAGCGGTAGCCAGGGCTGGCGTAGATGTTAAAAGCAGTGGGGCAGATGAATTCTACCCGGCATCACATACCATGTTCGATTCCTATTCAACGGACGAAATGATAAAACGCAAAGGGCTTTACAGAATCAATAATGGTAAAAGCACATTTCTCTCCGGTGATTTCAATATGAATTATTCAAAGAATGTAGATAGACATACTTTCTTCGCAAACGTAGGGTTCAATGCCAGTGAAAAGAAGTATTCGGAAGTCATGCATTCGGCAGAAGGTTTTTCGAGTGACAAGATGGACAATATCCTCTTCGCCCGGGCATACTTGCTGGATAGCAAGCCAACGGGTATTGACGGACTGTCAAGAGAAATGGGCTTCCTGGGCGCTTTCTCCTACATGTATGATAGCCGGTTCATGACCGATCTTACTTACCGCCGTAGTGCCAGTTCACTCTTTGGATCAGAAAACAAATGGGGTGATTTCTGGAGTTTGGGTGTTGGCTGGAATCTGCATCACGAACAATTCATGCAGGCGTTCAATTGGTTTGACCAATTTAAAATACGGGCCTCTGTTGGTGCTACCGGTAACCCCAACTTCCGGATGAACGCAGCGGTACCTACCTATGCCTACTTCCTGGAATCCTTCTACCAGGGCTTCCCCGGTTCATATTTAACGAACCTGGCCAACAATACATTGCAATGGGAAACAAAACTGGATTATAACGTCGGCGCCGATATCAGGATAAAACGCCTGAACCTCCGCTTCGATTACTACCAGGGCTTTACTGAAAACCTGGTTACCAATATTACCATGCCAACATCAACCGGTTTTAATACCCTTGTTGAAAACCTCGGTAAGGTAAAGAACGAAGGGGTGGAGCTGAATGCCAACTACCTCCTGTATCAGAAAGGCCGTGATTTTGTGAGTGTTAATTTCGGTATCGAGACAAATAAAAACCGCATTATCAGGTTATCGAATGCGATGAAGGCCTATAACGATAATATGGATAAACTCGCCGCTGATCGTGCTAACGGAACACCTGTGAAGAAGTATGTGGATGGAATGTCGATGAATGCTATATGGGCGGTGCCTTCTCTTGGCATTGATCCGGCTACCGGGAATGAAATTTATCTGAAGAAAGATGGTTCCACCACTTATACCTGGGACCCTGCGGATATGATAGTAGCAGGAAATTCATTGCCTGCATACCAGGGTACTTTTGGGGTAAGTGCTGAATACAAACGGATTGGCGCATCCTTTACCGGCCGTTATTTAGGGGGTGGTGATCTGTATAATTATACACTGGTAAACCGGGTGGAAAATGTAGATATGAACTACAACGTAGACCGCAGGGTACTTACCGGCAGGTGGTTATATCCCGGCCAGGTAGTGCAGTTCAAACGGCTTGGTAATTTCGACCGCCCTAATGAAAACGGCTCTACCACCCCGGAACATGAAATCACCAGGGCTACCACCAGGTTTGTACAGCGAAGAGAGGAATTGCAAATCGGTGCGGTAAACGTTTATTACTATTTAAGCGAAAAAACAGCCAGGAGAATCGGTATGCAACAATTTAAGGTGGCGGTTAACATGAACGAACTCGGTACATTTTCTACCATCCGCTTAGAGCGGGGTACAGATTATCCGTTTTCAAAAACCTTTTCATTCTCCCTTTCTGCCACACTTTAA
- a CDS encoding sigma-70 family RNA polymerase sigma factor, with translation MNTVIAIRQGDRVIFETVFQEYYEKLYLYVLHKTNSRYIAEECTQLTFIKLWQYRASLSEELSISIQLFRIARTTMIDQLRKKTTVALPIYDISAGDEIWGGLHEKELNSQLVQVLQKMPPVRKKVFEMSRFKGMSAREIAAELSISVKAVEYHITQAIKYLRNHIALLPLWICLYF, from the coding sequence TTGAATACAGTTATTGCTATACGTCAGGGTGATCGTGTCATCTTTGAAACTGTTTTCCAGGAGTACTACGAAAAATTGTACCTCTATGTACTTCATAAAACCAACTCCCGCTATATAGCTGAAGAGTGCACCCAGCTTACGTTTATCAAACTATGGCAATACCGTGCCTCTTTATCGGAAGAACTTTCCATCTCCATCCAGCTTTTCCGTATTGCAAGAACCACCATGATAGATCAGCTAAGAAAGAAGACTACCGTGGCTTTACCCATATATGATATTTCTGCCGGTGATGAAATATGGGGCGGACTTCATGAAAAGGAATTGAACAGTCAGCTGGTGCAGGTATTGCAGAAAATGCCACCGGTGAGGAAAAAAGTTTTTGAGATGAGTCGTTTTAAAGGGATGAGCGCCAGGGAGATTGCAGCAGAATTGTCCATTTCCGTAAAAGCGGTGGAGTACCATATCACACAGGCGATTAAGTACCTGAGAAATCATATTGCCCTGCTGCCCCTGTGGATCTGTCTCTATTTTTAA
- a CDS encoding RNA polymerase sigma-70 factor → MVRKGDQAAFAEIYHKYAAELFQYAGKVLKDSTAAEDIVQELFAGLWKSREQLHIHTSLRAYIYAANRNLLLKVIRKREKESHLFNQLEYRVTYAPDPENLLHNKELGIRISLLAAGLPDKCREIYRLSREQHLSNKEISARLGITEKTVENQLTIALRKLRKGMGYVLVVFLHLLPV, encoded by the coding sequence ATGGTCCGTAAGGGAGACCAGGCTGCGTTTGCGGAGATTTATCATAAATATGCAGCAGAACTTTTTCAATACGCAGGTAAAGTATTAAAAGACAGTACCGCGGCGGAAGATATTGTGCAGGAATTATTTGCAGGATTATGGAAATCACGGGAACAGTTACATATTCATACTTCTTTGCGCGCATATATTTATGCGGCCAACCGTAACCTGTTATTAAAAGTTATCCGCAAGCGGGAAAAGGAATCCCACTTATTTAACCAACTCGAATACAGGGTCACTTATGCTCCGGACCCCGAAAACCTGCTACACAACAAAGAACTAGGTATACGCATATCCTTACTTGCTGCTGGTCTGCCAGATAAATGCAGGGAGATATACCGGTTGAGCAGAGAGCAACATCTTTCCAACAAAGAAATTTCAGCCAGGTTAGGCATCACAGAAAAAACGGTGGAGAACCAGCTCACCATTGCATTGCGTAAACTCCGCAAGGGCATGGGATACGTGTTGGTTGTTTTTCTCCATCTCCTGCCGGTATAA
- a CDS encoding PKD-like family lipoprotein yields the protein MKKNRSLYLFGSLLLLAAIYSCRKDSSTLDVHKINGVVVDTTGKSKLGVYQFDTLKLQPGINLNGADEASFTYEWKINMEPDDTVYQVLSTEKYLAAEIRFRPNVTGKYHQLVYTVTDKQNGLRYITPFQITVLNNIGEGLVIADSKDGIQSDINHLMMPWVTTDATKESLKYNVFSSINGKKIDGIVKQMRFYKIYGVDMVTGITSNSVFNIKTLDYTLAGENSSLFYIPRPVLKPQALGGIYLGDIYIGEGKFTAANMGATPKYPAPYDNNFVIPTQVALNPYNYSGIIIRVSFYDEVHGHFVYLSTVQSFGDNVMRKYPPVSGGAFDPSNVPGKQNLAAGLSMNKDFLHLLKDKATGKISLFVLDQGIDDYPDIIPPAPKAQFDLSNAPGIADAHHFVFADDQNVLYYTSGNKVYAVLYGTSTPSYQERYTLPAGEEVTVLQIYQQGNYPNVDATLNTNKKILIMATYDGNQGKLLLLPMINPGLGNLDIANGKVYDGFGKISSVTAQK from the coding sequence ATGAAAAAGAACAGATCATTATACTTATTTGGCAGCCTGCTCCTGTTGGCGGCCATTTATTCCTGCCGCAAAGATTCCAGCACCCTGGATGTACATAAAATCAACGGGGTAGTAGTAGATACCACCGGCAAAAGTAAACTGGGTGTGTACCAGTTTGATACGCTTAAATTACAGCCGGGCATCAACCTGAATGGGGCCGATGAAGCCTCCTTCACTTACGAATGGAAAATAAATATGGAGCCTGACGATACCGTGTACCAGGTACTTTCAACAGAGAAATACCTGGCCGCTGAAATCAGGTTCCGACCCAATGTTACCGGGAAATATCATCAACTGGTGTATACTGTCACCGATAAGCAAAACGGCTTGCGTTATATTACGCCCTTCCAGATAACTGTACTCAATAACATTGGAGAAGGGTTGGTCATTGCGGATAGTAAAGACGGCATACAATCCGATATCAATCACCTGATGATGCCATGGGTTACGACAGATGCGACAAAAGAAAGCCTGAAATATAATGTCTTCTCTTCCATCAATGGTAAGAAAATAGATGGCATTGTAAAGCAAATGCGTTTCTATAAAATCTACGGGGTGGATATGGTTACTGGTATCACCAGTAATTCCGTTTTCAATATCAAAACACTGGATTATACCCTGGCAGGTGAAAACAGCAGCCTGTTTTATATACCGCGTCCGGTACTGAAACCACAGGCGCTGGGAGGTATTTACCTGGGAGATATTTATATAGGAGAAGGAAAATTTACCGCCGCCAATATGGGTGCTACTCCCAAGTATCCGGCGCCATACGATAACAATTTTGTGATACCCACACAGGTGGCCTTAAATCCTTATAATTATTCCGGTATCATCATTCGTGTAAGCTTCTATGATGAGGTACATGGGCATTTTGTTTATCTTTCTACGGTACAGTCTTTTGGCGACAACGTTATGCGTAAATACCCTCCTGTTAGCGGTGGTGCGTTTGATCCAAGTAATGTGCCCGGTAAACAAAACCTGGCGGCAGGACTGAGTATGAACAAAGATTTTCTGCACCTTTTGAAAGATAAGGCAACGGGTAAAATATCCTTATTTGTACTTGATCAGGGAATAGATGATTATCCGGATATTATACCACCTGCACCAAAAGCACAGTTTGATCTCTCCAATGCGCCGGGTATAGCCGATGCACATCATTTTGTATTTGCCGATGATCAAAACGTCCTGTACTATACATCCGGGAATAAAGTGTATGCCGTTTTATACGGAACATCCACTCCTTCCTACCAGGAGCGTTATACATTGCCCGCCGGGGAAGAGGTAACCGTACTTCAGATTTATCAACAGGGTAATTATCCGAATGTGGACGCCACTTTAAATACAAATAAAAAGATACTGATCATGGCTACCTACGACGGCAATCAAGGTAAATTGTTGTTGCTGCCCATGATAAACCCCGGTCTTGGAAACCTGGATATTGCTAACGGTAAGGTGTATGATGGATTTGGAAAAATATCCAGCGTAACCGCACAAAAATAA